In a genomic window of Helianthus annuus cultivar XRQ/B chromosome 10, HanXRQr2.0-SUNRISE, whole genome shotgun sequence:
- the LOC110882612 gene encoding embryo-specific protein ATS3B, producing MMIRAVGFVVLCALISTTSQALPNPGFKVNATNHQNQGSCLFTVRIVTSCSSVQYTRDEISLSFGDAYGNQVYAPRIDDPSTRTFERCSADTFEINGPCTHEICYAYLYRSGYDGWLPERVEIYGSNTRAVSFGYNDWIPGDVWDGDNYCSGYAVAAAR from the exons ATGATGATCAGAGCTGTGGGTTTCGTTGTGCTATGTGCCTTGATCTCAACAACGTCTCAGGCACTACCTAATCCTGGTTTTAAGGTCAATGCTACTAATCATCAG AACCAAGGAAGTTGTTTGTTCACAGTACGAATTGTAACGAGCTGCTCTTCGGTTCAATACACGCGAGATGAAATCAGTCTCTCGTTCGGGGATGCATACGGCAATCAG GTTTACGCACCGAGAATTGACGATCCGTCGACGAGGACGTTTGAGCGATGCTCAGCAGATACGTTCGAGATAAACGGCCCATGTACGCATGAAATATGTTACGCGTACCTTTACAGAAGTGGATATGACGGGTGGTTGCCGGAGAGAGTAGAGATATACGGGTCAAATACGAGGGCGGTTTCGTTTGGTTATAACGACTGGATTCCGGGTGATGTGTGGGACGGAGATAATTACTGTTCTGGTTATGCTGTTGCTGCTGCTCGTTAA